The Candidatus Lokiarchaeota archaeon DNA segment TCAAGGCATCCAATCCGAACCTCACAGTTATTGCTGAAAGTGGCGATGGTTGTATGTATGGAGAGGGAGGCAACCATTTTACGCATACCATTCTCCGTAACCCGAATATAGCCATGTTCGTGCATGATAACATGGTGTATGGATTAACCAAAGGTCAAGCCTCACCTACAAGCCAACGGGGATTTGAAACTTCGTTGCAAAAAGCAGACCGTGGTGGCTGGACCAATACCCAGTTCAATCCACTTGCCCAAGCTATTTCCTTAGGCGCGTCTTTTGTAGCACGAGCTTTCATTGGTGACCAAGAGGAAACAAAGGACTTGATGAAGAAGGCTATCCGACACAAAGGCTTCGCATTGCTGGACATCTTGCAACCATGTGTAACCTATAACGATGTTAACACATATGGCTGGTTCAGCAAGAATACGTACTATCTTGATGATGCGTATGATGCAACCGATCAGAATGTAGCATTCGAGAAGGCATTAGACATGAGTAAACTTGCTCTTGGTGTGTTCTATCAAGACCCCTCAAAACCGACCTTCTCAGAGACATCTGGGGTATATGATGCAGACGACCGCCCCCTCTTCAAGCGAGACCTAGATAAAGACAAGCTGGAATCTCTGATTGCTTCCATGAAATGAATCTTCGGCTTGTAGCATCTACTCGTACTGCTGCCATGCTTTCCGAGAGTTCTCCTGTACACCGTGACCTAGTAAATTATCGAGTCTAACCAAGAATCCATTGAGCTGGGGGATATGCTTGGCAATCCAGTGGATTATCCGTAGCTGAATACCGGGTTCCCTATTATATGGACAGGAGCGGATGCAGTTAGAGCAATCACCACCGTTCTCAATCCAAAATTCGTAACAGCTTTCTACATCGACATACCACTTGAATACACCTGGATTGTTAGAACGGGTTTCGCCTTTCCATGTTCGCTCCCTGCCATAGGGAATTGATTGAGACGGACAATGCTTTGCGCACTTGTCGCAGATTTCACAGAATCGGATTACTGATTCACAGAACTGATAATCGGGCTGGTCAGTCTCTAATGGCATATCTGTTAGAACCTTGCACAACCTTACACGAGGGCCGTATTCCTCTGTTATCAAGAGCCCGTGTCGACCATATTGCCCCAGTCCTGTATCAATAGCTAATGGAACGCTTAATCCCACGTCATTCCCACAAGGAATAGCGTTGTACCCCAATCGGTTAATAAACGCAGAGAGCATGATTTCGACAAAAGCCATCTTGGAGTACCCTAAGACCGAGGCCGCCGCACATGGCATCGCTGGTGAAGTGTTGATACCTTCATAGTCCATCTCGATAGCCATGACTATCGCTCTAGCGTATTCTTCAGGGACATTGTATGGTTCCCCCTTTCTATTGGTGCTATAGAGCCAATTTCTATCGAGTTCTGCGACCCCGACAAGGTCAGCTCCAAAGAATTTAGCTGCTTTCTTGACGAACCTGGTGATTCCACTCCAATTTCCTTCTATTTTCCCTCTTTCTTCTGAGGGTTGGGCCGTTGCAGGTGTGATTTTGTGTCTATTATCATAAAGTTTCCAAGCAGCCATAACGAGCTCATGTTCTATTCTTGAGTAGCCCGGCAAATCCTTTGCTATCATCTCATGAGCTTTGGAATACACAGACTGCTTGTAACAGCTGAATGATTTGTCATTAACTACGCGTGCGAATATGTTGTCTTTCTCAGGAAAGGGAGTGTATTCATCTGAAACATGGTAAGGTGATTTCTTTTGTCCATGTTTTCCATCATCTTTGGATGTTTTCGTTCCTTTCTCTTTCTGTGGAAACTGTGCGATTGCATCTGTGGGGCAGGCTCGTATACAGCTTAAACACCCGGTACACTTCTGCTCATCAATGACTGGATATCCTACTCCCTCATCGAAGGTCAGAGGAGCATTTTTCGTGTGAATCATTTCGCAAGCATCTACACATTTCAGATTACAGACTTGTGGATTGCACAGCTCTTCCTCTACAAACACCTGATAGACCTCATCATTGGCTGGCTATGCTGCAGCGAAGCAACTGATTAATGAATTGTTCATGGAATGAAATGCTTAGAGTAGCGACAATGGATTTGTCTTTGGAGCTAGCCCGATGCTTTCCATAGAATACGTGGATAGAGATCGACGAGAACCTGTGGCCAATCTCCAATTGAGCGGAGGAAAAGATCCGCCTTCAAAGCAACGTCATCATCAATTCTTAGTTCATCCAATTTTGGACATTCGAATAATGGCGAGATATCCACACTCTCTAACGGATTCATATCCAGCGCAAGCTCTGTAAGATTCTGACAATCGGCTAAAGGCGAAAGATCAATTCTCTTAATGAGATTATCAGAAAGACTCAGCATTTCCAGTTTCTTGCATTTACTCAACGGGGATAGATCTAATTCGCCTATTCTGTTATGACGAAGACACAGTACTTCCAGATTTTCAGCCCAGACAAGTGGAAGCAAATCTATCTCTGCGATATCTCGAAGGTCTAAGTTAATGACTTCCTCGTCTGTATCAAATTCTACTTTCTTGTCGATGCCTGCTGCCGTAGTATAGGCGATGAACATATCCGCCAAGATTTGGAGACCTCCGTTACCGATGCTTCCTGATGCGGCGTTACCGATTCATATGCATGTTCACTTAAAACTCAACCTCTCTCAAATCCTATAGAAATTATTAAGACTGATCCGTTTTCTATAGATTAAGCAAAACTCTCATATCACTACAGACCAATTGAATAGAGTCTAACTCATGAGATGAATTACTATGACTAATGACCCCCTCAAAGATGCTCTGGAACAGATGCCTGTTGATTTTCTTAAGCACGCTCTAGATGCTTTCCCCATGGAGTTCTCGATTATCGATGCTAATGATGAGGTGCTGTTTTGGAATCAACACGAATCTCGTATCTTCCGTAGACCATATGGTGTGCTTGGACGGGATGTTCGAAATTGCCACCCTGAAAAGAGCCTAGACAAGGTACTGGACGTTATTGAAGCCTTAAGAAGTGGTGAACGTGATCATGTAGATTTCTGGATCGACCTTCCGGAGGATGATAAACCCCGAAAGCTGTTTATTCGGTACTTCGCTATTAGAGATGACGAGGGCAACTACCTTGGGACTCTTGAGGCTACTCTGAACTTAACGCCGCTACAGTCCATTACTGGCGAGAACAGGCTTGGTGATTTCAAATAAGAGCGATACGCTATTGCGGGTTTGGTTTCAAGAATAGGCAAATCTTACAAAAATCCTAAAAAATCCGAGCGGAAGAGTGTGAATATCTGTAATATTCGACAACTTATAGAGTCTTTATGATTTCGGGTTTTTTCTGCTGGCAGGAAAAGGATGGAACACAGAAGATTCATGCAGTTCCTAGAGCTGTAAGAAATGGGTTATGTCTATAAGCCTGAATCCGCACACCACTTTTTGTGACTATAGATTCCGACTACCGCGAAACATGGCGTGTGATAGATCGCCGATATACTTGCGATGTCTGGCAACATCCCGAAGAAGATGGTGTGATTTATGGCACCCGAGTGGGAATTCACAGAGATTCTTGCACATTTTGTATGAAGTGCATCGATGTTTGCCCCACTAATGTCTTTGAGTATCAATCTGATTCTAATGGATTTAGAGTAGTGGTTCCCACTAGGGAAGATGATTGTATAGACTGTTTGGCGTGTGAGATGGTCTGTCCTACAGATGCAATTTCAATTGAATCGCGTGCGGGGTCAGAATCAACCCTCAAGGCTTTATTGGATGGTGAGGAATAACTCAGGTCAAGAGGCTGAGCTGGTTGTTTGATGTTGTGCTCACAGAAGAGGAGAAAGCAATAAGAAACGAAGTACGCGAATTTGTTCGGGATCAGGTGGACAGGTCACTCATTCTCGCTATGGATTCAAAGGAAAAGGAATATCCATATGAATTCATTGAGGCCGCTGGAAAGGCGAATCTGCTTGGTTTACGATTTCCTGAAGAGTATGGCGGAAGGGGACTCGATTGGACAAGTGAGCTTGTTGCGTTAGAAGAAATTGGGGTTCTTGGGATTGCCCTAGGATGTGCCTATTCTTTGCCTTCAATTGTAGGCGAATCTCTAGATAAATTCGGTACTAAGGCTCAGAAAGAGGAGTACCTTGCACCAACCTTGGCTGGTGAAAAAATCTGTGCGGAAGGCCTTACCGAACCTCGCAGTGGATCTGATTTCTTTGGCACCATAACTACGGCAGTTAGAAATGAAGACGGTTTCTTGCTAAATGGTGAGAAACGATTTGTAGCCGGCGGTGTTGGAGCTGACTACTTCTTGATTTATGCGAAAACAGATTTCGAAGCACCACCTCACAAGTCGCTGAGCGCATTTATCGTTGAGCGCGATTCTGGAATAGAGGTCAATGAGGAATATGAGCTGATGGGCTGTAGGGGTATGGGCGCAGCGCGAATTTCTATGCAGGATGTCCAGATTCCTGCGGAGAATCTTATTGGTGAGCTCAATAATGGTGCTGCAGTATTCAATGCCATGATGGTTCCTGAAAGGTTAACCTCTGCAGCTGGCCCTATTGGTATGGGTCGTGCAGCTTTGGAGATAGCAGTACGCTATGCTGACAAACGTGAAGCCTTTGGAAGAGCATTACGGAAGTTCGAAGGGATTTCCTTCAAAATCGCGGATTGCGCCACCAAACTAGACGCTGCTAGGGGTCTGGTATACCGTGCTGGAAAGGTTGCTGATACTGGTCAATGGTGTAGAAAAGAGGTTTCTATGGCAAAAGCATTTGGCACTGAAGCTGGACTGGAAGCAGTGGATGAATCAATGCAAATCCTTGGCGGCATCGGCTATACTGACGTATATCCCATTGAGCGCCTGTTTCGGGATGCACGACTGGCTACGATTTGGACCGGTAGCAACGAGGTTCAGAGGCTCATAATTCAGAATGAAGTCGTGAAAGAGGTGCTTTCTGAAGACACTTCAATGAAACGAAACATCGAGATGGATACACCTGGGGCTCATAAAGAAGAGGAAAAGGTGTTCAAGGAAAATCCAAAGAAGTATTATCCGTCAGATATGCGTGAAGAAGGCTGAAACCTCCATAGATACTACCTTAACAACATTGCATTTGCCATAAAACACTAATACGGAGGTTGTTAACAATAGTTAAAAGATATGGTGTTATCACGATGACAAAAATGGTTTGCAAAATCTGTGGAGAAGAAACTGATGTACCGGTACATTGCGGAAAGGAGATGCACAAGGAAGGGGATCAGCTAGTTTGTTGGATGGGGTCGGCATGTGGTGAACAGCCAATCCCTCAACATTGTGGAGAA contains these protein-coding regions:
- a CDS encoding 2-oxoacid ferredoxin oxidoreductase (catalyzes the coenzyme A-dependent decarboxylation of 2-oxoacids, such as pyruvate and 2-oxoglutarate) yields the protein MKADDFEIMDDVDYDIAWCPGCGNFGIRKALKDALAELDISPQELVMVSGIGQAAKIPHYVKTNVFNGLHGRSLPSALAIKASNPNLTVIAESGDGCMYGEGGNHFTHTILRNPNIAMFVHDNMVYGLTKGQASPTSQRGFETSLQKADRGGWTNTQFNPLAQAISLGASFVARAFIGDQEETKDLMKKAIRHKGFALLDILQPCVTYNDVNTYGWFSKNTYYLDDAYDATDQNVAFEKALDMSKLALGVFYQDPSKPTFSETSGVYDADDRPLFKRDLDKDKLESLIASMK
- a CDS encoding reductive dehalogenase translates to MFVEEELCNPQVCNLKCVDACEMIHTKNAPLTFDEGVGYPVIDEQKCTGCLSCIRACPTDAIAQFPQKEKGTKTSKDDGKHGQKKSPYHVSDEYTPFPEKDNIFARVVNDKSFSCYKQSVYSKAHEMIAKDLPGYSRIEHELVMAAWKLYDNRHKITPATAQPSEERGKIEGNWSGITRFVKKAAKFFGADLVGVAELDRNWLYSTNRKGEPYNVPEEYARAIVMAIEMDYEGINTSPAMPCAAASVLGYSKMAFVEIMLSAFINRLGYNAIPCGNDVGLSVPLAIDTGLGQYGRHGLLITEEYGPRVRLCKVLTDMPLETDQPDYQFCESVIRFCEICDKCAKHCPSQSIPYGRERTWKGETRSNNPGVFKWYVDVESCYEFWIENGGDCSNCIRSCPYNREPGIQLRIIHWIAKHIPQLNGFLVRLDNLLGHGVQENSRKAWQQYE
- a CDS encoding 4Fe-4S dicluster domain-containing protein; protein product: MTIDSDYRETWRVIDRRYTCDVWQHPEEDGVIYGTRVGIHRDSCTFCMKCIDVCPTNVFEYQSDSNGFRVVVPTREDDCIDCLACEMVCPTDAISIESRAGSESTLKALLDGEE
- a CDS encoding acyl-CoA dehydrogenase codes for the protein MFDVVLTEEEKAIRNEVREFVRDQVDRSLILAMDSKEKEYPYEFIEAAGKANLLGLRFPEEYGGRGLDWTSELVALEEIGVLGIALGCAYSLPSIVGESLDKFGTKAQKEEYLAPTLAGEKICAEGLTEPRSGSDFFGTITTAVRNEDGFLLNGEKRFVAGGVGADYFLIYAKTDFEAPPHKSLSAFIVERDSGIEVNEEYELMGCRGMGAARISMQDVQIPAENLIGELNNGAAVFNAMMVPERLTSAAGPIGMGRAALEIAVRYADKREAFGRALRKFEGISFKIADCATKLDAARGLVYRAGKVADTGQWCRKEVSMAKAFGTEAGLEAVDESMQILGGIGYTDVYPIERLFRDARLATIWTGSNEVQRLIIQNEVVKEVLSEDTSMKRNIEMDTPGAHKEEEKVFKENPKKYYPSDMREEG